Genomic window (Nitrospira sp. CR1.1):
AGAAAATCAGGATCAGATACGACGGCACCTCGAGGGTTTCGTGGAGCATGGCAGAATTTCTGAGCATACCAGGTGATTTGCCATATCGGTCCCAGTCTGCCGGACGTCGGGACACGGGCACTCCGGCTAAACGTGCGGCTTCTTCTGCCCACGAGTCGACTCCCCTGGCACAGCCATGGATCAGACAATCGCCCGCACGGAACGACTTCCGCATCACGTCCATGACCAATTCCTTGGAGGGAAAGTCGCGACTACCCGATACGAGCACGACTCGTTTCACAGGACCTCCTCGAAGAGTTCAGCTGCGTAGAGCGTTTCTATGAGGCTTGGGTATCGACGGGTTAGGGCGTCGGCACGCGGAAATCTGTGGCCAGCTTCACCGGAGGGTAGGTGTACACCGTGGGCCAGGTGAGACGAATGGTGACCGTACAGATGCGAGTATAGCGATCATAGTGGTTCGTAATGTCGATGATCGGATCGGAGGTCGGGCGTACTGCCAGCGTCCTGAGCATGTGCGCGTGGCTTTTGGCGAGGGCTAGTTGAGCTTTGGGTAACGCCAGACGACAGGCGCGCGCCTGGTCCGACACGGGATAGCTCGCACCTTGTCCTTCGACAAACGGCATCTCTATGAGCGTGGGTTCGATGGTCGGGAGGGTGTTAGGGGTGATCTCCTCCGCTTTCACAAGATTGGAATGAACCCCGAGAACGAGGATGAGCATCACAAGAGCGAGCATGCGCATAACAGCCTCCCGACAGACGTGTTTTTACAGCGTGATTCATGCGAGTGATCGTGCCGAGGCGGCCTGCCCGCGTAGCGGGCCTGGACTGGAGGGGTCTGCCTCGAATTGGCGGTGGAG
Coding sequences:
- a CDS encoding DUF2493 domain-containing protein: MKRVVLVSGSRDFPSKELVMDVMRKSFRAGDCLIHGCARGVDSWAEEAARLAGVPVSRRPADWDRYGKSPGMLRNSAMLHETLEVPSYLILIFWDGRSRGTKHMIDACQVRGATYSVVHS